The following nucleotide sequence is from Geotrypetes seraphini chromosome 10, aGeoSer1.1, whole genome shotgun sequence.
GCGACTGGTGTTCCTGGGGGCGGCCGGGGTGGGCAAGACGTCCCTGATCCGTCGCTTCCTGCTCGACGCCTTCGATCCCGAGCACCGGAGGACGGTGGAGGAGCTTCACTGCCTGGAGTACGAGGAGCGCGGGGGCCCGAAGGTCCGCCTGGAGATCCTGGACACCAGCGGCAGCTACTCGTTCCCGGCCATGCGGAAGCTCTCCATCCGCCGCGGCGACGCCTTCGCCCTGGTCTACTCGGTCGAGGACGCCGAGTCCCTGGAGAGCGTCCGGAGCTTGCGGGCAGAGATCGCGGCCCTGCGGGAGGACCGGCTGCCCCCCGTCGTGGTGGTGGGCAACAAGGCGGACCGGGAGGCGGAGAGGAAGGTCTCGGCCCAGCAAGCGTTGGCCACGGTGGAGGGGGAGTGGGGCGGCCGCCACGTGGAAGCCTCGGCCAAGGAGAACCGGCAGGTGCTGGAGGTCTTCCGGCAGCTCCTGCAGCAGATCGACGTGCCCGGCCGCTGGAGCCCGGCCCTGCGCAGGAGAAGAGAGACCATCCCCAAAGAGAAGggcccctccaaaccccccctgAATAAAACCAACAGCTGTAGCATCtgctaaaaaggggggggggggcgaagcgcactgaaacccccccctccccaagacaGATTTACATGTGGGCATAGGATCTGACTTGTCCAAACGGTCCGAGGTTCATCCCAACAAAGCAGCAGCAGATGGagagatgagggggggggggtgtggggtgcAGCTGCAACCTGGGCACAGGGGAGAAATTGTGCTCATGCAGCCAGGAAGCCAGCACGTAAACTTGTAGGTGCAAAACTGGCGATCAAAAATAACGATTGTATTGCACTGCCGGTTTCTTTCTGTCCTGTGAGAATTAGCGCCCCAGAACTGTGGAGCTGTAATTGGGCCGGGGCTTCCTCCAATAtgagggcagggggggggggctggactCTTTCTTATTATGCATACATAGCTGTGCAGAGGTGTTTGCCACCTTTTTTTGCGAGGTTGCCCTTGGTGCTGATTAACAGTGTCAAGCGACAGACATTTTTAGAGTTAGCTGACCcgtgattctttttgcaccccttctcAGTCCGTAGCACTCGTTTCAAACTCGGAGCAGTATTTTTGGTTTGTTTCAGTTTATGTTggctttcttgcttttttttatgCCATCTGCTAGCTTTACGAATGCTGTTTGCCTTAGTTCATGATAGTCACTataagcaaattaaaaaaaaaaaaataaagcattc
It contains:
- the LOC117367461 gene encoding ras-related protein Rap-2a-like — translated: MSLAVPEKQQVRLVFLGAAGVGKTSLIRRFLLDAFDPEHRRTVEELHCLEYEERGGPKVRLEILDTSGSYSFPAMRKLSIRRGDAFALVYSVEDAESLESVRSLRAEIAALREDRLPPVVVVGNKADREAERKVSAQQALATVEGEWGGRHVEASAKENRQVLEVFRQLLQQIDVPGRWSPALRRRRETIPKEKGPSKPPLNKTNSCSIC